One Globicephala melas chromosome 6, mGloMel1.2, whole genome shotgun sequence genomic window carries:
- the FGF17 gene encoding fibroblast growth factor 17 isoform X1: protein MARCPLHLNFSEQMTCPTTLASAPLPWMDLRWCHPKQIDTIFPLVTAKGENHPSPNFNQYVRDQGAMTDQLSRRQIREYQLYSRTSGKHVQVTGRRISATAEDGNKFAKLIVETDTFGSRVRIKGAESEKYICMNKKGKLIGKPSGKSKDCVFTEIVLENNYTAFQNARHEGWFMAFTRQGRPRQASRSRQNQREAHFIKRLYQGQLPFPNHAERQKQFEFVGSAPTRRTKRTRRPQPLT from the exons ATGGCCAGATGCCCCCTGCACCTCAACTTCTCAGAGCAAATGACCTGCCCCACCACACTCGCCTCCGCACCCCTCCCCTGGATGGACCTGCGGTGGTGTCACCCAAAGCAAATTGACACTATTTTTCCCTTGGTAACCGCAAAGGGGGAGAATCACCCGTCTCCTAATTTTAACCAGTACGTGAGGGACCAGGGTGCCATGACCGACCAGCTGAGCCGGCGGCAGATCCGCGAGTACCAGCTCTACAGCCGGACCAGCGGCAAGCACGTGCAGGTCACTGGGCGTCGCATCTCCGCCACCGCTGAGGATGGCAACAAGTTTG ccaaGCTCATAGTGGAGACAGACACCTTCGGAAGCCGCGTGCGCATCAAGGGAGCTGAGAGCGAGAAATACATCTGTATGAACAAGAAGGGCAAGCTCATCGGGAAG CCCAGCGGGAAGAGCAAAGACTGCGTGTTCACAGAGATCGTGCTGGAGAACAACTACACAGCCTTCCAGAATGCACGGCACGAGGGCTGGTTCATGGCCTTCACGCGGCAGGGCCGGCCCCGCCAGGCCTCCCGCAGCCGCCAGAACCAGCGAGAGGCTCACTTCATCAAGCGCCTCTACCAGGGCCAGCTGCCCTTCCCCAACCATGCCGAAAGGCAGAAGCAGTTCGAGTTTGTGGGCTCAGCCCCCACCCGCCGGACCAAGCGCACTCGGAGGCCACAGCCCCTGACATAG
- the FGF17 gene encoding fibroblast growth factor 17 isoform X2 → MGAARLLPNLTLCLQLLILCCQTQGENHPSPNFNQYVRDQGAMTDQLSRRQIREYQLYSRTSGKHVQVTGRRISATAEDGNKFAKLIVETDTFGSRVRIKGAESEKYICMNKKGKLIGKPSGKSKDCVFTEIVLENNYTAFQNARHEGWFMAFTRQGRPRQASRSRQNQREAHFIKRLYQGQLPFPNHAERQKQFEFVGSAPTRRTKRTRRPQPLT, encoded by the exons ATGGGAGCCGCCCGCCTGCTGCCCAACCTCACGCT GTGCCTGCAGCTGCTGATTCTCTGCTGTCAAACTCAG GGGGAGAATCACCCGTCTCCTAATTTTAACCAGTACGTGAGGGACCAGGGTGCCATGACCGACCAGCTGAGCCGGCGGCAGATCCGCGAGTACCAGCTCTACAGCCGGACCAGCGGCAAGCACGTGCAGGTCACTGGGCGTCGCATCTCCGCCACCGCTGAGGATGGCAACAAGTTTG ccaaGCTCATAGTGGAGACAGACACCTTCGGAAGCCGCGTGCGCATCAAGGGAGCTGAGAGCGAGAAATACATCTGTATGAACAAGAAGGGCAAGCTCATCGGGAAG CCCAGCGGGAAGAGCAAAGACTGCGTGTTCACAGAGATCGTGCTGGAGAACAACTACACAGCCTTCCAGAATGCACGGCACGAGGGCTGGTTCATGGCCTTCACGCGGCAGGGCCGGCCCCGCCAGGCCTCCCGCAGCCGCCAGAACCAGCGAGAGGCTCACTTCATCAAGCGCCTCTACCAGGGCCAGCTGCCCTTCCCCAACCATGCCGAAAGGCAGAAGCAGTTCGAGTTTGTGGGCTCAGCCCCCACCCGCCGGACCAAGCGCACTCGGAGGCCACAGCCCCTGACATAG
- the FGF17 gene encoding fibroblast growth factor 17 isoform X3 has protein sequence MGAARLLPNLTLCLQLLILCCQTQYVRDQGAMTDQLSRRQIREYQLYSRTSGKHVQVTGRRISATAEDGNKFAKLIVETDTFGSRVRIKGAESEKYICMNKKGKLIGKPSGKSKDCVFTEIVLENNYTAFQNARHEGWFMAFTRQGRPRQASRSRQNQREAHFIKRLYQGQLPFPNHAERQKQFEFVGSAPTRRTKRTRRPQPLT, from the exons ATGGGAGCCGCCCGCCTGCTGCCCAACCTCACGCT GTGCCTGCAGCTGCTGATTCTCTGCTGTCAAACTCAG TACGTGAGGGACCAGGGTGCCATGACCGACCAGCTGAGCCGGCGGCAGATCCGCGAGTACCAGCTCTACAGCCGGACCAGCGGCAAGCACGTGCAGGTCACTGGGCGTCGCATCTCCGCCACCGCTGAGGATGGCAACAAGTTTG ccaaGCTCATAGTGGAGACAGACACCTTCGGAAGCCGCGTGCGCATCAAGGGAGCTGAGAGCGAGAAATACATCTGTATGAACAAGAAGGGCAAGCTCATCGGGAAG CCCAGCGGGAAGAGCAAAGACTGCGTGTTCACAGAGATCGTGCTGGAGAACAACTACACAGCCTTCCAGAATGCACGGCACGAGGGCTGGTTCATGGCCTTCACGCGGCAGGGCCGGCCCCGCCAGGCCTCCCGCAGCCGCCAGAACCAGCGAGAGGCTCACTTCATCAAGCGCCTCTACCAGGGCCAGCTGCCCTTCCCCAACCATGCCGAAAGGCAGAAGCAGTTCGAGTTTGTGGGCTCAGCCCCCACCCGCCGGACCAAGCGCACTCGGAGGCCACAGCCCCTGACATAG
- the FGF17 gene encoding fibroblast growth factor 17 isoform X4, with product MEPGSGRKRAEVMAQYVRDQGAMTDQLSRRQIREYQLYSRTSGKHVQVTGRRISATAEDGNKFAKLIVETDTFGSRVRIKGAESEKYICMNKKGKLIGKPSGKSKDCVFTEIVLENNYTAFQNARHEGWFMAFTRQGRPRQASRSRQNQREAHFIKRLYQGQLPFPNHAERQKQFEFVGSAPTRRTKRTRRPQPLT from the exons ATGGAGCCCGGGAGTGGTCGGAAGAGGGCGGAGGTGATGGCTCAG TACGTGAGGGACCAGGGTGCCATGACCGACCAGCTGAGCCGGCGGCAGATCCGCGAGTACCAGCTCTACAGCCGGACCAGCGGCAAGCACGTGCAGGTCACTGGGCGTCGCATCTCCGCCACCGCTGAGGATGGCAACAAGTTTG ccaaGCTCATAGTGGAGACAGACACCTTCGGAAGCCGCGTGCGCATCAAGGGAGCTGAGAGCGAGAAATACATCTGTATGAACAAGAAGGGCAAGCTCATCGGGAAG CCCAGCGGGAAGAGCAAAGACTGCGTGTTCACAGAGATCGTGCTGGAGAACAACTACACAGCCTTCCAGAATGCACGGCACGAGGGCTGGTTCATGGCCTTCACGCGGCAGGGCCGGCCCCGCCAGGCCTCCCGCAGCCGCCAGAACCAGCGAGAGGCTCACTTCATCAAGCGCCTCTACCAGGGCCAGCTGCCCTTCCCCAACCATGCCGAAAGGCAGAAGCAGTTCGAGTTTGTGGGCTCAGCCCCCACCCGCCGGACCAAGCGCACTCGGAGGCCACAGCCCCTGACATAG